A stretch of Peteryoungia algae DNA encodes these proteins:
- a CDS encoding 2-dehydro-3-deoxy-6-phosphogalactonate aldolase, with product MTASVAWPALRRNLVAILRGIKPEEIEVTVDVLIEAGFEAIEVPLNSPDPFVSIEKARKRAPANVLIGAGTVLEVAQVDRLNDVGGNLLVTPNVEPDVIRRAVSHGMVAMPGVFTPTEALLAAKCGAAALKFFPASVLGPSGIAAIKAILPPHLPLGAVGGVSDANFADYWNVGVRAFGLGSSLYKPGDDASIIAERALKSVRAYDALLA from the coding sequence ATGACCGCCTCCGTTGCCTGGCCCGCGCTTCGCCGCAATCTCGTTGCCATCCTGCGCGGCATCAAGCCGGAGGAAATTGAGGTCACGGTCGATGTACTGATCGAAGCCGGTTTCGAGGCAATCGAGGTTCCGTTGAATTCACCGGATCCCTTCGTCTCCATCGAAAAAGCGCGCAAACGCGCTCCGGCGAATGTCCTGATTGGCGCAGGGACGGTTCTGGAGGTTGCTCAGGTTGACCGCCTGAACGATGTCGGCGGCAATCTCCTGGTCACCCCGAATGTCGAACCCGACGTGATCCGCCGCGCGGTATCGCATGGCATGGTCGCAATGCCCGGAGTTTTTACGCCGACCGAGGCCCTGCTCGCGGCGAAGTGCGGTGCTGCAGCACTCAAGTTCTTCCCGGCAAGCGTGCTCGGACCGAGCGGCATCGCGGCCATCAAGGCCATCCTGCCGCCACATCTTCCGCTGGGCGCTGTCGGCGGCGTCTCAGACGCAAACTTCGCGGACTATTGGAATGTCGGCGTCCGTGCCTTCGGACTTGGCTCCAGCCTCTACAAGCCGGGTGACGATGCGAGCATCATCGCTGAGCGCGCCTTAAAGTCCGTCCGCGCTTACGACGCACTTCTGGCCTGA
- a CDS encoding DUF1223 domain-containing protein — MADEFATPKGVVELFTSQGCRSCPPADRAFEQLVREGKVVALSYHVDYWNYLGWADTLATKENTARQYAYAKAFGRNGVYTPQAVLNGRDHLKGTDAAEVNRRLDRMNSSGRGLVVPVTASRHDDQLSISIGQGSGKANVVVVYFSQNQTVEVLKGENFGKRLDYWHSVNDVQTVGMWYGKSLELTLPANPMGDDKSDGIAILLQAADKAGNPSRIIGATVMMSTAKTL; from the coding sequence ATGGCTGACGAATTTGCCACGCCGAAAGGTGTCGTAGAACTCTTTACCTCACAGGGCTGCCGTTCCTGCCCCCCCGCTGACCGCGCCTTCGAGCAGCTGGTCCGGGAAGGCAAGGTTGTCGCTCTGTCCTATCACGTCGACTACTGGAACTACTTGGGCTGGGCCGACACCCTGGCAACCAAGGAAAACACCGCAAGGCAGTACGCTTATGCCAAGGCCTTCGGCCGCAACGGGGTCTACACCCCCCAGGCTGTTCTGAATGGACGCGATCACCTGAAGGGCACCGATGCTGCCGAGGTCAATCGTCGCCTGGACCGGATGAATTCAAGCGGTAGAGGCCTTGTCGTCCCCGTGACGGCCTCTCGCCACGACGACCAATTGTCAATCTCGATTGGTCAGGGATCCGGCAAGGCAAATGTCGTGGTGGTGTATTTCAGCCAAAACCAGACTGTCGAGGTGCTCAAGGGCGAAAACTTCGGGAAGAGACTGGACTACTGGCACAGCGTGAACGACGTCCAGACTGTTGGGATGTGGTACGGAAAATCGCTCGAACTGACGCTTCCCGCGAACCCCATGGGCGACGACAAGAGCGACGGGATCGCCATTCTGCTTCAGGCTGCCGACAAAGCCGGCAATCCGTCCCGAATCATCGGTGCCACCGTGATGATGTCGACGGCAAAAACACTCTGA
- a CDS encoding 2-dehydro-3-deoxygalactonokinase: MTASPFAALVDWGTSNLRIWLVDSQGAVIGERQSEEGMGSLDRAAYPAILESHLSALGASSDLPVVIAGMAGARTGWREAPYVETPAPLVGLFQHAVQPEGASRPVYILPGVCQREGGAFDVMRGEETQLAGALEQGLDNALFCLPGTHSKWALVEGGQVRRFSTVMTGELFNLISRQSILRLSVPEEGDAEADPEIFEAAVSQALEPGFGLTSVLFSIRAEGLLAADAKTNPAARLSGLLIGAEIAAIRDDLLRHGKAYLIGTGKLTRLYARALSKAGGEAVLLDGGVLVRRGLLASALSLFDHEFKD; this comes from the coding sequence GTGACCGCATCACCGTTTGCCGCGCTCGTCGATTGGGGCACCAGCAACCTGCGTATCTGGCTCGTCGACAGCCAGGGCGCGGTCATCGGTGAACGACAATCCGAAGAGGGTATGGGCAGCCTGGACAGGGCTGCCTACCCCGCCATTCTCGAAAGTCACCTTTCTGCGCTCGGTGCATCATCCGACCTGCCGGTGGTCATCGCCGGCATGGCAGGCGCCCGCACAGGCTGGCGTGAAGCACCCTATGTTGAGACCCCGGCGCCTCTCGTGGGTCTTTTCCAGCATGCCGTCCAGCCGGAAGGCGCAAGCCGGCCGGTCTACATCCTGCCTGGTGTCTGCCAGCGCGAAGGCGGTGCGTTTGACGTGATGCGTGGTGAGGAAACCCAGCTCGCCGGCGCTCTGGAACAGGGTCTGGACAATGCTCTGTTCTGCCTTCCCGGAACTCATTCCAAGTGGGCTCTCGTCGAGGGTGGTCAGGTTCGTCGCTTCTCGACGGTGATGACTGGCGAGTTGTTCAACCTGATTAGCCGGCAGTCGATCCTCCGGCTGTCCGTGCCTGAGGAAGGTGACGCAGAAGCGGATCCGGAGATCTTCGAGGCGGCTGTCTCACAGGCGCTCGAACCCGGCTTCGGGCTGACATCCGTCCTCTTTTCCATCCGTGCCGAGGGCCTGCTCGCGGCGGATGCCAAGACCAATCCTGCGGCGCGTCTCTCGGGCCTCCTGATCGGCGCCGAGATCGCTGCCATCAGAGATGACCTCCTGCGCCACGGAAAGGCCTATCTCATCGGCACAGGCAAGCTTACCCGGCTTTATGCGCGGGCCCTCTCCAAGGCCGGCGGGGAAGCCGTCCTGCTGGATGGCGGGGTGCTTGTGCGCCGGGGACTGCTCGCATCCGCCCTTTCGCTCTTCGATCACGAATTCAAGGACTGA